From the Bacillota bacterium genome, one window contains:
- a CDS encoding polysaccharide deacetylase family protein has protein sequence MPDVSEQEPVQDQILRNEFLDSILIEFKETVENQARKFPECFYLHSPSNKKQIALTFDDGPDGRYTPGILDVLKECNVKATFFLLGQNMELNPEMTKRIVDEGHAVGNHSYSHPDFRYLKVEEAHQKQVIKTQQIFEEILGFRPAYFRPPYGVVTDEQIKVLCEESMIIVNWSIETFDWSDTQNSPGKILDRIKRYHHEGAVILMHSAGGDRSNTITVLPELIEFLQNEGYEFVTIDRMFNK, from the coding sequence ATGCCTGATGTATCTGAGCAGGAACCAGTTCAGGATCAGATCTTAAGAAATGAATTTTTGGATTCAATTTTAATTGAATTTAAGGAGACGGTAGAAAATCAGGCCCGTAAATTTCCTGAATGCTTTTATTTACATTCACCATCGAACAAGAAGCAAATAGCCCTTACCTTTGATGATGGCCCCGATGGCAGGTATACACCGGGGATACTGGACGTTTTAAAAGAGTGTAATGTTAAAGCGACATTCTTCCTCCTGGGACAAAATATGGAGCTTAATCCGGAAATGACCAAACGTATTGTCGATGAAGGACATGCTGTTGGTAATCACAGCTATTCCCACCCGGATTTCAGATATCTCAAAGTAGAGGAAGCGCATCAAAAGCAGGTAATTAAAACCCAGCAAATATTTGAAGAAATTTTAGGATTCAGGCCAGCCTATTTTCGTCCCCCTTACGGGGTTGTAACAGACGAACAGATCAAGGTGCTGTGTGAAGAAAGCATGATTATTGTTAACTGGTCAATTGAAACTTTTGACTGGTCAGATACCCAGAACAGCCCTGGAAAAATCCTCGATCGAATCAAGCGATATCACCATGAAGGTGCTGTTATATTAATGCATTCGGCGGGTGGAGATCGAAGCAATACAATCACGGTTTTACCAGAACTTATTGAATTTCTGCAGAATGAAGGTTATGAGTTTGTAACGATAGATAGGATGTTTAATAAATAG
- a CDS encoding long-chain fatty acid--CoA ligase has translation MYYKGEEIEQPENDTIVHVFARWATDFPETTALIEKRGESWHKISWREYGEKVLNIACGLQALGIEKGDRVAIFSENRVEWTYADMGILAAGAVSVPIYATSAAEQVLYILNHSSSKVIFVNSKEQLEKVNSILPQMPGLEKVISFNFYSGEDIFDLSFEEFLDLGRKYQRTNALTYNDLCSSLSLEDINAIMYTSGTTGPPKGCLLSHGNIIYICQSVSYLLPLDKDDLVLSFLPLAHSMERHGGQFLSIYFRLPTAYSASLDTVRTDLIEVQPTWSRAVPRFFEKAYNRVQAAVQDYSPVKKKIFNWALKVGKESNIYRQDGKKLPLLYGFRYKIADRLVYRKIKKLMGGRMRFFISGGAPLAREIIEFFSSLGLLIAEGYGLTECTVVCSINRLDHYRFGTVGLPIPGAEIKIAADGEILIRSPGVLKGYYKNEATTREAIDAEGWFYSGDIGYFNEEGFLVISDRKKDMIITAGGKNITPQNLENALKTHPLISQVLVYGDAKPYLVALITLDEESLPEQAPRFGIDLKQTKRPSENKELYRVVEQYVAEKNSEFSRAEQIRKFVILDADFSQVLGEITPTQKVKRKAITVRYCDVLESLYSDL, from the coding sequence ATGTATTACAAGGGTGAGGAGATTGAACAACCAGAGAATGATACGATTGTTCATGTATTTGCACGCTGGGCAACCGATTTCCCTGAAACTACAGCACTGATTGAAAAAAGAGGAGAAAGCTGGCATAAAATCAGCTGGCGGGAATATGGCGAAAAAGTTTTGAACATTGCCTGCGGATTACAGGCTTTGGGAATTGAAAAGGGTGACAGAGTTGCCATATTCTCAGAGAATCGTGTTGAATGGACATATGCTGATATGGGAATTCTTGCTGCCGGGGCAGTATCCGTGCCCATTTATGCCACAAGTGCTGCTGAACAGGTTCTATACATACTTAATCATTCATCATCTAAAGTTATATTCGTGAATTCAAAGGAACAGTTGGAGAAGGTTAATTCAATCCTTCCGCAGATGCCGGGCCTTGAAAAGGTAATCTCATTTAATTTCTATTCCGGGGAAGATATATTTGATCTTAGCTTTGAAGAATTCCTGGATTTAGGCCGAAAATATCAGCGGACAAATGCATTGACCTATAACGATTTATGTTCTTCGCTCAGCCTTGAGGATATCAATGCAATTATGTATACATCCGGGACGACCGGACCGCCTAAAGGCTGTCTCCTGTCACATGGTAATATAATTTATATATGTCAGAGTGTTTCTTACCTGCTTCCGCTGGATAAAGACGATCTTGTTCTATCATTTCTGCCCCTGGCGCATTCTATGGAAAGGCATGGTGGACAATTTCTCAGCATCTATTTTCGTTTGCCTACTGCCTATTCAGCAAGCCTTGATACGGTAAGGACAGATTTAATAGAAGTTCAACCTACCTGGTCCAGGGCAGTTCCCCGCTTTTTTGAAAAAGCATACAATCGAGTTCAGGCTGCAGTTCAAGATTACAGCCCGGTTAAAAAGAAAATATTTAACTGGGCGCTTAAAGTAGGGAAAGAATCAAATATTTATCGCCAGGATGGTAAAAAGCTTCCACTCCTTTATGGATTCAGGTATAAAATTGCCGATCGCTTGGTTTACCGTAAAATTAAAAAGCTTATGGGTGGCCGTATGCGCTTTTTCATATCAGGTGGAGCTCCACTGGCAAGAGAGATCATAGAATTCTTTTCTTCGCTGGGTTTACTAATAGCCGAAGGTTATGGCCTTACAGAATGTACGGTCGTATGTTCCATCAATCGTCTTGATCATTACCGGTTTGGAACAGTCGGGCTTCCCATTCCCGGAGCTGAAATAAAGATAGCTGCTGACGGGGAAATCCTGATCCGTTCACCGGGTGTACTAAAAGGCTACTATAAGAATGAAGCAACCACAAGGGAAGCTATTGATGCCGAGGGTTGGTTCTATTCAGGAGATATCGGGTATTTCAATGAAGAAGGGTTTTTGGTGATCAGTGATCGTAAAAAGGATATGATCATTACCGCCGGTGGTAAAAATATCACGCCACAGAACCTGGAGAATGCATTAAAAACACACCCACTGATCAGTCAGGTATTGGTTTACGGTGATGCTAAGCCATACCTGGTAGCTTTAATTACTCTTGATGAAGAATCACTGCCGGAACAAGCTCCCAGATTTGGCATTGATCTAAAACAAACTAAAAGGCCGTCAGAGAATAAAGAGCTTTATAGGGTTGTTGAACAGTATGTTGCCGAGAAGAACAGTGAGTTTTCCCGGGCAGAGCAGATCAGAAAGTTTGTAATTCTTGATGCCGATTTCAGCCAGGTACTTGGGGAAATAACGCCGACTCAAAAGGTCAAACGGAAAGCAATCACCGTACGCTATTGCGATGTTCTGGAAAGCCTCTATAGCGATTTGTAA
- a CDS encoding right-handed parallel beta-helix repeat-containing protein, giving the protein MKKSKRKHPLYNIILAVLFIALTAFVTACGEDEVVVEGAISVPDDFSTIQEAIDAAEDGDVILVRPGTYNESINFNGKNITIRSVDPDDPEVVTGTIIDGNGVDSVVTFESGENENAVITGFTITGGSGNMEVLEFEIEGEMQQIPSFYGGGVIVLNGGSPTISKNIITNNVAERGGGVLIYGSSPVITGNRIHDNISTGGGGGIFLAYASATITDNEITSNSAGRSGGAVAISGEGDAHTIFEGNSITDNRAENGGAFSIFEASPDINNNSVINNSATQVGGGFYMIMSSPTLIGNDISDNQAGPSGGGVAIYFESSPLLQDNLIIGNNATAGGGISIFINSSPVLEGNTISDNRASIGGGVVINESSNPEFSNNEISENFVERSGAGVYIQASNPVFNGNIFRNNEARRNGGGLLALLDAVVTLSSNTFDSNRASEGGAVHLSEGATLQIGDPDDNTYQGNIPGDIHQE; this is encoded by the coding sequence ATGAAGAAAAGTAAGCGAAAGCATCCTCTTTACAATATAATTCTTGCAGTTTTATTTATTGCTTTAACAGCCTTTGTTACAGCCTGTGGTGAAGATGAGGTTGTCGTCGAGGGTGCAATATCAGTTCCTGATGACTTTTCTACAATTCAGGAAGCAATTGATGCTGCAGAAGATGGCGATGTAATTTTGGTTCGACCGGGCACATATAATGAAAGCATTAACTTCAACGGGAAAAATATCACTATTCGCAGTGTTGATCCCGATGATCCGGAAGTTGTAACAGGAACAATTATTGATGGAAACGGTGTCGATTCTGTTGTAACCTTCGAAAGCGGAGAAAACGAAAACGCCGTTATCACCGGTTTTACTATCACCGGTGGAAGTGGAAATATGGAAGTTTTGGAATTTGAGATAGAAGGTGAGATGCAGCAGATTCCTTCTTTTTACGGTGGAGGAGTTATAGTTTTAAATGGCGGTTCACCTACGATAAGCAAAAACATTATTACCAATAATGTGGCCGAGCGTGGTGGCGGAGTTCTGATATACGGCTCAAGTCCGGTTATCACCGGCAACCGGATCCACGACAATATCTCAACCGGCGGCGGCGGTGGAATCTTCCTAGCCTATGCGTCAGCAACGATCACTGATAATGAAATTACCAGCAATTCTGCCGGCCGAAGCGGTGGAGCTGTAGCAATCAGCGGTGAAGGAGACGCTCATACAATTTTCGAAGGAAATTCGATTACCGATAACCGAGCTGAAAACGGTGGAGCATTTTCAATCTTTGAGGCAAGCCCGGATATTAATAATAACAGTGTAATTAACAATAGCGCCACCCAGGTTGGCGGTGGTTTTTACATGATCATGTCTTCTCCGACACTAATCGGAAATGATATCTCAGATAACCAGGCAGGACCATCCGGTGGAGGAGTTGCTATTTATTTCGAATCTTCTCCGCTTCTGCAGGATAATCTTATTATCGGCAATAACGCAACGGCCGGGGGAGGCATTTCAATTTTTATTAATTCATCTCCTGTTCTTGAAGGTAATACTATATCTGATAACCGGGCCAGCATTGGTGGCGGTGTGGTTATTAATGAATCCTCCAATCCTGAATTCTCGAACAATGAGATATCGGAGAATTTCGTCGAGCGCAGTGGTGCAGGAGTATATATCCAGGCATCGAATCCTGTATTTAACGGAAACATATTCAGGAATAACGAGGCAAGGCGAAACGGCGGTGGATTGTTAGCTCTTCTGGATGCAGTGGTTACTTTATCCAGCAATACTTTTGACAGCAACCGGGCCAGTGAAGGTGGTGCAGTGCATCTCTCTGAAGGAGCGACCCTGCAGATAGGTGATCCCGATGATAATACGTACCAGGGCAATATCCCCGGGGATATTCACCAGGAATAA
- a CDS encoding Fur family transcriptional regulator has product MKALYKDLSNTLKDKNIRPSIQRIKIFEYLIKNSCHPTVDQIFKDLQSEIPTISKTTIYNTLNLFLEAGLVQVLTIEENETRYDIITETHGHFKCEECGSIFNFSIKVDLIDTKELTGFKVFDRNVYFKGVCPKCLSSIINND; this is encoded by the coding sequence ATGAAAGCTTTATATAAGGATCTATCTAACACATTGAAAGATAAGAATATACGACCTTCTATTCAGCGGATCAAAATATTTGAATACTTAATAAAAAATTCGTGCCATCCTACGGTAGATCAGATATTCAAAGACCTGCAATCTGAAATTCCTACCATTTCAAAAACTACTATCTATAATACGCTGAATTTATTTCTTGAAGCCGGCCTGGTGCAGGTATTAACAATCGAAGAGAACGAAACACGTTATGACATCATAACTGAGACCCATGGGCATTTTAAATGCGAAGAATGTGGTTCTATATTCAACTTCAGCATAAAAGTTGATTTAATCGATACTAAAGAATTAACCGGATTCAAAGTTTTTGACAGGAATGTATATTTTAAAGGTGTTTGTCCAAAATGCCTTTCAAGTATAATTAATAATGACTGA